From the Spiroplasma alleghenense genome, one window contains:
- a CDS encoding RsmE family RNA methyltransferase produces MHRYFVEEKIANSFVFNQENLHHFKNVVKIKSGEQVMMIHNKTEYLVEVIKVTENLIETKIISQNKSKVKQGCRVNLVLGIIREQKWDFVLQKATELGVNKIIPVIFKRNVVKIEDKKVISKLERWKRICEDAAEQSHQVQIPQILPIVTKIEDLKKIDLCKTKLVAYESEKDENFKKYLIENLEEITLVVGPEGGFEKSEISWFEKNDYKIVSLGNRILRAETAPLMFLSNIIFNYEM; encoded by the coding sequence ATGCATCGATATTTTGTGGAAGAAAAAATTGCAAATTCCTTTGTTTTTAATCAAGAGAATTTGCATCATTTTAAAAATGTTGTCAAGATAAAATCTGGTGAACAGGTAATGATGATTCATAATAAAACAGAGTATCTGGTTGAAGTAATTAAGGTGACTGAAAACTTAATTGAAACAAAAATTATTTCCCAAAATAAATCAAAAGTAAAACAAGGGTGTAGAGTTAATCTAGTTTTAGGTATAATTAGGGAACAAAAATGAGATTTTGTTCTCCAAAAAGCCACGGAACTCGGAGTCAATAAAATAATCCCGGTTATTTTTAAAAGAAATGTTGTTAAAATTGAAGACAAAAAAGTCATTTCTAAACTAGAAAGATGAAAAAGAATTTGTGAAGATGCAGCGGAACAGTCACATCAAGTTCAAATTCCTCAAATTTTACCAATAGTTACTAAAATTGAGGACTTAAAAAAAATTGATTTATGCAAAACTAAACTTGTTGCATATGAGTCTGAAAAAGATGAAAATTTTAAAAAATATTTAATAGAAAATCTGGAAGAGATTACTTTAGTGGTTGGTCCTGAAGGTGGTTTTGAAAAAAGTGAAATCAGTTGGTTCGAGAAAAACGACTATAAAATCGTTTCCTTGGGTAACAGAATTTTACGAGCAGAAACCGCTCCTTTAATGTTTTTAAGTAATATTATTTTTAATTACGAAATGTAG
- the rbfA gene encoding 30S ribosome-binding factor RbfA produces the protein MGHDIKVERLNSSILRELSLIFSKEFHDNETMRSISVKEVRLTNDLSHAKVFYSHLIDSISKEEVIEELKSKSKEVRHKLAGKVEMKFVPELEFIYDESLSNANKIEEILKNIKNK, from the coding sequence ATGGGACACGATATTAAAGTAGAAAGATTGAATTCAAGTATCTTAAGAGAGTTGAGTTTAATTTTTTCAAAAGAGTTTCATGATAATGAAACAATGCGTTCAATTTCTGTAAAAGAAGTACGTTTAACAAATGATTTAAGTCATGCTAAGGTATTTTATTCGCATTTAATTGATTCAATTTCAAAAGAAGAAGTAATTGAAGAATTAAAATCGAAAAGTAAGGAAGTTAGACATAAACTTGCTGGAAAAGTTGAAATGAAATTTGTTCCTGAGTTAGAATTTATTTATGATGAATCACTAAGTAATGCTAATAAAATTGAAGAAATTCTAAAAAATATTAAAAACAAATAA
- the infB gene encoding translation initiation factor IF-2 — translation MATKNVKSNKPSGSKSKQNPDKSKLKAHSNTLKSQLNETKATGLIDGVFIFTGPITISEFGKKINKNVAEIVKYFFKSGGMVTPNTSLTEEQIGELALEFGFDFKKEVEVTKSNIFETLQVDDNEADLKARPAVVTIMGHVDHGKTTLLDSIRNTNINVTDGEFGGITQHIGAYQIKTDKNQKITFIDTPGHEAFTEMRARGADVTDIVILVVAADDGVMPQTEEAIDHAKAAAVPIIVFVNKIDKPGADSNRVKTELMRFNIVAEEFGGDVPFIEGSAKNRQGLENLLETIILVSELKELKANPEKFATGTVIEAHLSKSRGPMATVLVQHGTLNMRNLVVAGATYGLIKDMENENGAKVKSALPSQPVVLVGLNEVPRAGDKFMVVSEEKMARDIAEAQLERQIQESRNKAQSFTLDSIKNQIDQGNLKSVNVILKADTQGSVEAVRNSLQKITIPGVKLDVIRATVGAISNSDITLALASNAIVYGFNVRPTAQVRQKADEDGVEVRLHTIIYKVIEELEEAAKGMLDPIFEEKVLGQAEVRQIFKHSQVGTIAGCHVIDGVIPRGSKLRILRDGIIIYTGELSSLKHVKEEIKEAKKDQDCGLTIKNFNDIKENDIIEVYKVEEVK, via the coding sequence ATGGCTACAAAAAATGTTAAATCAAATAAACCCTCAGGGTCAAAGTCAAAGCAAAATCCAGATAAAAGTAAGCTTAAAGCACATTCAAATACTTTAAAAAGCCAATTGAATGAGACAAAAGCAACAGGCTTGATTGACGGAGTTTTTATTTTTACTGGTCCAATTACCATCTCGGAATTTGGTAAAAAAATTAATAAAAATGTTGCTGAAATAGTAAAGTACTTTTTCAAAAGTGGGGGAATGGTGACGCCAAACACATCACTTACAGAAGAACAAATCGGAGAACTTGCTTTAGAATTTGGTTTTGATTTTAAAAAAGAAGTTGAAGTTACAAAGTCAAATATTTTTGAAACATTACAAGTTGATGATAACGAAGCTGACTTGAAAGCTCGTCCAGCAGTTGTAACCATTATGGGTCACGTAGATCATGGTAAAACAACTTTGCTTGATTCAATTAGAAACACAAACATAAATGTTACAGACGGAGAGTTTGGTGGGATTACTCAACATATTGGAGCCTACCAAATTAAAACCGATAAAAATCAAAAAATAACTTTTATTGATACACCAGGACATGAAGCGTTTACAGAAATGCGTGCAAGAGGAGCTGATGTAACTGATATTGTAATTTTAGTAGTTGCAGCTGATGATGGGGTAATGCCTCAAACTGAAGAAGCTATTGATCATGCAAAAGCAGCAGCAGTGCCAATTATTGTATTTGTAAATAAAATTGATAAGCCAGGTGCTGATTCAAATCGTGTTAAAACTGAACTTATGCGTTTTAACATTGTAGCTGAAGAATTTGGTGGAGATGTACCTTTTATTGAAGGTTCGGCAAAAAACCGACAAGGTCTTGAAAACTTACTTGAAACAATTATATTAGTTTCTGAGTTAAAAGAATTAAAAGCAAATCCTGAAAAATTCGCAACTGGAACTGTAATTGAAGCTCACTTAAGTAAATCAAGAGGTCCAATGGCAACTGTATTAGTTCAACATGGAACATTGAATATGAGAAATCTGGTAGTTGCAGGAGCAACCTATGGTCTAATCAAGGATATGGAAAATGAAAATGGTGCTAAAGTTAAATCAGCACTTCCTTCACAACCAGTTGTACTTGTTGGTCTAAATGAAGTTCCTCGAGCTGGTGATAAATTTATGGTTGTTAGCGAAGAGAAAATGGCTCGTGATATTGCAGAGGCTCAACTAGAACGTCAAATTCAAGAAAGTCGCAATAAGGCTCAATCATTCACCTTAGATTCAATTAAAAATCAAATTGATCAAGGTAATTTAAAATCAGTAAATGTTATTTTGAAAGCAGATACTCAAGGTTCTGTTGAGGCGGTTAGAAACTCGTTGCAAAAAATTACTATTCCTGGAGTAAAACTTGATGTTATTAGAGCAACAGTTGGGGCCATTTCAAATTCAGATATTACCCTTGCGTTAGCAAGTAATGCAATTGTTTATGGTTTTAATGTTAGACCAACAGCTCAGGTTCGTCAAAAAGCTGATGAGGATGGTGTTGAAGTTAGACTACACACAATCATTTATAAAGTAATTGAAGAATTAGAAGAGGCTGCCAAAGGTATGCTTGATCCAATTTTTGAAGAAAAAGTTTTAGGTCAAGCTGAAGTTCGTCAAATATTTAAACACTCACAAGTTGGAACAATAGCTGGATGTCATGTAATCGATGGAGTTATCCCAAGAGGGTCAAAATTAAGAATTCTAAGAGATGGAATCATAATTTATACTGGAGAATTATCTTCTTTAAAACATGTTAAAGAAGAAATTAAAGAAGCCAAAAAGGACCAAGATTGTGGATTAACTATAAAAAACTTTAATGATATCAAAGAAAATGATATTATAGAAGTATATAAAGTTGAAGAGGTGAAGTAA
- a CDS encoding L7Ae/L30e/S12e/Gadd45 family ribosomal protein, which translates to MEFSNSKKLLQTLGMLQSSRGLTSGSMLFEGIKTNKIKLVIISSDMGESQKKKITDKCIFYKIEYYSDLISSEELSKSIGRENVKAVGVKNFNNARWLKEIIEK; encoded by the coding sequence ATGGAATTTAGCAATAGCAAAAAACTTCTTCAAACTCTAGGAATGCTACAATCAAGCAGAGGACTAACTAGTGGTAGTATGCTATTCGAAGGGATTAAAACTAATAAAATTAAACTAGTTATAATTTCTTCTGATATGGGAGAAAGTCAAAAGAAAAAAATTACAGATAAATGCATTTTTTATAAAATTGAATATTATTCTGATTTAATTTCTAGTGAAGAACTTTCTAAATCCATTGGTAGGGAAAATGTTAAAGCGGTTGGAGTTAAAAATTTCAATAATGCAAGGTGATTAAAAGAAATTATCGAAAAATAA
- the rnpM gene encoding RNase P modulator RnpM — MSEILKKVVTRKDVATNKMLPKQEMIRIVRNKNGEVFIDSTRKANGRGIYISPSIAALEKVKKTNIIDRVLKTKLDENFWILLEKEIKENWD; from the coding sequence ATGTCAGAAATTCTAAAAAAAGTTGTAACCAGAAAAGATGTTGCAACAAATAAAATGTTACCCAAGCAAGAAATGATTAGAATTGTTAGAAATAAAAATGGAGAAGTTTTTATTGATTCAACTAGAAAAGCCAATGGTCGAGGAATCTACATAAGTCCTAGCATTGCTGCACTAGAAAAAGTTAAAAAGACTAATATCATTGATCGTGTTTTGAAAACAAAATTAGATGAAAATTTTTGAATACTTTTAGAAAAAGAAATAAAAGAGAATTGAGATTAA